From a single Pasteurella atlantica genomic region:
- a CDS encoding DUF1203 domain-containing protein: MRVNFKISAIENNFNHLFDLSKEELASQGAIKMIVDNKPGYPCRVSLEDAEIGEEVILLPFQHHKTASPYQASEPIFVRKNVKRADIGINKIPKMLLHRLLSLRIYDNQGMMINARTIEGIKLENEIENIFKDNSAKYIQIHNSSPGCYNCQVNRIK; the protein is encoded by the coding sequence ATGCGTGTAAACTTTAAAATTTCAGCTATTGAAAACAACTTTAATCATTTATTCGATTTAAGTAAAGAAGAATTAGCTTCACAAGGAGCTATAAAAATGATTGTAGACAATAAACCAGGTTACCCTTGTCGAGTAAGTCTTGAAGATGCGGAAATAGGAGAAGAAGTAATTTTACTACCGTTCCAGCATCATAAAACAGCATCCCCCTATCAAGCAAGCGAACCAATATTTGTGAGAAAAAATGTAAAAAGAGCAGATATTGGCATCAACAAAATACCGAAAATGCTATTACATAGACTTTTATCTCTAAGAATTTATGATAATCAAGGTATGATGATTAACGCAAGGACAATCGAAGGCATTAAGCTTGAAAATGAGATAGAAAATATTTTCAAAGACAATTCTGCTAAATACATTCAAATTCACAACTCAAGTCCAGGCTGTTATAACTGTCAAGTTAATAGAATAAAATAA
- a CDS encoding ATP-binding protein gives MKNYTNRKEYIDKLLSYKDKDLIKVVSGLRRSGKSTLLELYREQLLKCGTGKRQIQFYNFELPENFVGKNWDDIYFDIKKKLQADKQNYIFLDEVQNIPSFEKLVDGLFATKNVDVYITGSNAFLLSSELATLLSGRYIEISILPFSFNEYLIARNIDTNNKYLNYEALFFDYVNETSLPKGVELRELGFDKIYEYLEAIYTTIVEKDITQRHQINDKRAFANIVKFMATNVGNAVSPNNISNMLKQDGQSIHRDTVEKYLRYLTGSFVFYKVNRFDLKGRKQLATQEKYYLVDMGFINILQGKERTTDRGHILENVVYLELLRRGNKIWTGTSRNSEVDFVCKTKTGDIEYYQVAWQMNSENTIEREFGALEKIKDNYPKYLLTTDGFTQNRNGVRHLNVFDWLLGK, from the coding sequence ATGAAAAATTATACTAATAGAAAAGAATACATAGATAAATTACTGTCTTATAAGGATAAAGACCTCATAAAGGTAGTGAGTGGATTGCGTAGATCTGGGAAATCAACACTTTTGGAATTGTATCGTGAACAATTGCTTAAGTGTGGTACTGGAAAACGACAAATTCAGTTTTATAATTTTGAACTGCCCGAGAATTTTGTAGGAAAGAATTGGGACGATATTTATTTTGATATAAAAAAGAAGTTACAAGCAGATAAACAGAATTATATTTTTCTAGATGAAGTACAAAATATTCCGTCATTTGAAAAATTAGTCGATGGGCTTTTTGCTACTAAAAATGTAGATGTTTATATCACAGGTTCAAATGCTTTTTTATTATCAAGCGAATTGGCAACGTTGTTAAGTGGTCGATATATTGAAATCTCAATTTTACCCTTTTCTTTCAATGAATATCTAATCGCAAGAAATATTGACACAAATAACAAATATTTGAATTACGAAGCGTTGTTTTTCGATTATGTAAATGAAACATCTTTACCCAAAGGTGTAGAGTTACGAGAGTTGGGATTTGATAAAATTTACGAATATTTGGAAGCAATTTATACAACTATTGTAGAAAAAGATATTACACAACGACATCAGATAAATGACAAACGAGCATTTGCAAATATCGTTAAATTTATGGCTACAAATGTTGGCAATGCTGTTTCGCCAAACAATATTTCAAATATGTTAAAACAAGATGGGCAAAGCATACATCGAGATACGGTTGAAAAATATTTGAGATATTTGACAGGAAGTTTTGTGTTTTATAAAGTCAACCGTTTTGACTTAAAGGGAAGAAAACAATTAGCAACACAAGAAAAATATTACTTGGTAGATATGGGCTTTATCAATATTTTACAAGGTAAAGAACGTACGACTGACAGAGGACATATTTTGGAAAATGTTGTTTACTTGGAATTACTTCGTAGAGGTAATAAAATATGGACAGGCACAAGTCGAAATAGTGAAGTGGATTTTGTTTGTAAGACCAAAACAGGCGATATAGAATATTATCAAGTTGCTTGGCAGATGAACAGTGAAAATACCATAGAACGAGAGTTTGGAGCATTGGAAAAAATAAAAGACAATTATCCGAAATATTTGCTTACAACAGATGGATTTACCCAAAATAGAAACGGAGTAAGGCATTTGAATGTATTTGATTGGTTGTTGGGGAAATAA
- a CDS encoding virulence factor BrkB family protein codes for MQQFLLFIKVFKLRFIENKLTMAAGHLTYNTMLAIVPLIMVMFSIFAAFPIFNEVTGELKAFIYNNFAPSIGDVVQTHLDNFVNNSRKMSAVGTMVLIAIALLLISNIDNTLNAMWHKTQKRRWLISFAIYWMILTLGPLLVGVSISVSTYILSLEILNPEGMLAVSTPFLSLVPFFITWLLFTLVYTIVPNTTVLFRHAAIGALLAAIFFTLGKQVFIWYITTFPSYQAIYGALAVLPIMIVWIHLSWLVVLIGAQVSAVFKDIMLINVGVLEIENNEELK; via the coding sequence ATGCAACAATTTTTATTATTTATTAAAGTTTTTAAATTACGTTTTATTGAAAATAAGTTAACAATGGCTGCAGGGCATTTAACCTATAATACAATGCTTGCCATTGTGCCATTAATTATGGTGATGTTCTCTATTTTTGCGGCATTTCCTATTTTTAATGAAGTGACGGGTGAATTAAAAGCCTTTATTTACAATAACTTTGCTCCAAGCATAGGAGATGTAGTACAAACCCATCTTGATAATTTTGTCAATAATTCTCGTAAAATGAGTGCTGTAGGTACAATGGTATTAATTGCGATTGCACTGCTACTGATTTCAAATATTGATAATACCTTGAATGCAATGTGGCACAAAACTCAAAAACGTCGTTGGCTGATTTCTTTTGCTATTTACTGGATGATTTTGACACTAGGACCATTACTTGTTGGTGTAAGTATTTCGGTAAGTACTTACATACTTTCTTTAGAAATTTTAAATCCAGAAGGAATGCTCGCGGTAAGTACCCCATTCCTTTCTCTGGTTCCATTTTTTATAACTTGGTTGTTGTTTACTTTAGTTTATACCATTGTGCCTAATACTACCGTGTTGTTTAGGCACGCTGCTATCGGAGCATTATTGGCTGCCATTTTTTTCACTCTTGGTAAACAAGTCTTTATTTGGTACATCACCACCTTTCCATCCTATCAAGCTATTTATGGTGCTTTAGCCGTATTGCCCATAATGATAGTATGGATTCATTTAAGTTGGTTGGTTGTGTTAATTGGTGCTCAAGTTTCAGCAGTATTTAAGGATATAATGCTGATTAACGTGGGTGTTTTAGAGATTGAAAATAATGAGGAATTAAAATGA